The Agrococcus carbonis genome has a window encoding:
- a CDS encoding cupin domain-containing protein: MEIHDNGPQRNAFDIETASRENTNYRTVAWSGAHLQVVLMSIEPGSSIGLEVHYGTDQFIRLDAGQGRVVMGPSEKDLPFEQDITDGWSVQVPAGTWHDIINTGSEPLKLYTIYAPTHHAQGIVQETAADAEADEEAGRDEPPAFAEEVDTKGEDKA; the protein is encoded by the coding sequence ATGGAGATCCACGACAACGGACCGCAGCGCAACGCGTTCGACATCGAGACCGCCTCGCGCGAGAACACGAACTACCGCACCGTCGCCTGGAGCGGCGCGCACCTGCAGGTGGTGCTCATGTCGATCGAGCCCGGCAGCTCGATCGGCCTCGAGGTGCACTACGGCACCGACCAGTTCATCCGCCTCGACGCCGGGCAGGGGCGCGTCGTCATGGGGCCGTCCGAGAAGGATCTGCCCTTCGAGCAGGACATCACCGACGGCTGGAGCGTGCAGGTGCCCGCCGGCACGTGGCACGACATCATCAACACCGGCAGCGAGCCGCTGAAGCTCTACACGATCTACGCGCCCACGCACCACGCGCAAGGCATCGTGCAGGAGACGGCGGCCGACGCCGAGGCCGACGAGGAGGCCGGTCGTGACGAGCCGCCGGCGTTCGCCGAGGAGGTCGACACCAAGGGCGAGGACAAGGCCTAG